The Bubalus kerabau isolate K-KA32 ecotype Philippines breed swamp buffalo chromosome X, PCC_UOA_SB_1v2, whole genome shotgun sequence genome has a segment encoding these proteins:
- the LOC129639337 gene encoding ubiquitin-conjugating enzyme E2 variant 1-like: TLKIDCDPKYQEAHTFVRFVLKTNMNGVNSSDGLVDSRALSVLAKWQNSYSIKVFLQELQHLMMSKEAPVMSKENMKLPQLPEGKCDSN; the protein is encoded by the exons ACCCTTAAAATAGATTGTGACCCTAAATACCAAGAAGCACACACTTTTGTAAGATTTGTACTAAAAACTAATATGAATGGAGTTAATAGTTCTGATGGATTGGTAGACTCAAGAGCCCTATCAGTGCTAGCAAAATGGCAGAATTCGTATAGCATAAAAGTTTTCCTGCAAGAGCTTCAGCATCTAATGATgtctaaa gaagccccagtgatgtctaaagaaaatatgaaactcCCTCAGCTACCTGAAGGAAAGTGTGATAGcaattaa